From Gemmatimonadota bacterium, a single genomic window includes:
- a CDS encoding RNA polymerase sigma factor produces the protein MIAETDDDLVTSFCAGEALAADELVRRHATSLGRFLYSNGAPESDVEDLVQEAFFKAFRALPGWRREASFKSWLFRIGANLNRDQFRRRKGRETVPIEDHDVVDGSDPEGESGAADIERRLRAELDRLPRLQREVFLLRAQQGMEYDQISSTLGTTPGAARVHYHHAVKRLKETVQ, from the coding sequence ATGATAGCCGAGACGGATGACGACCTGGTGACCTCGTTCTGTGCCGGGGAGGCATTGGCGGCCGACGAATTGGTCCGGCGCCATGCGACCTCCCTTGGTCGGTTTCTCTACTCGAACGGGGCCCCCGAATCCGACGTCGAGGACTTGGTTCAGGAGGCGTTCTTCAAAGCGTTCCGAGCCCTGCCCGGCTGGCGGCGGGAGGCCTCGTTCAAGAGCTGGTTGTTCCGGATTGGCGCGAACTTGAATCGAGACCAGTTCCGCCGCCGGAAGGGGCGGGAGACGGTTCCGATCGAGGATCATGATGTGGTCGATGGGTCTGACCCCGAGGGCGAGTCGGGTGCCGCCGACATTGAACGGCGGCTGCGGGCCGAGTTGGACCGGCTGCCGCGACTGCAGCGAGAGGTGTTCTTGCTGCGAGCCCAACAAGGCATGGAGTACGACCAGATCAGCAGCACGTTAGGCACGACGCCGGGGGCCGCCCGGGTCCACTACCATCATGCGGTAAAACGGTTGAAGGAGACGGTCCAATGA
- a CDS encoding nodulation protein NfeD: MRSVLLIGLLLAVPSARSGLTQKQLVYRIPITGTIENGLAPYVARVLAAAKAAGAEAAVLDIDTPGGRIDAAQRIVDAVRGAGLPVYAFVNPRAYSAGAMIALAAEGIYMAPGGVIGAATPVDGQGTKASEKIVSAMRGEFRALAEARQLDPTVAEAMVDESIEIPGVKPAGKLLTLTTDEAVRLGYAKSVVTDLPALLAAVGLPGARVTSIELNWAELAVRFLTSPLVSPLLLSLGMLGLIFEIKAGHFGLGAVASLTSLGLFFGSGMILGLAGWEEVLLLALGFVALGVEALILPGFGVAGIIGLGLVSTSIILALVGTAPTGGDLVQAGAILVTALVITASVLFVWIRHIPHSTRFRKVMLRDGHAAVDGYVAAPTRGDLVGQSGTAVTDLRPSGAAVIGDERLDVVTEGEYVAAGAPVTVLRSDGYRHIVRAVKVLTN; encoded by the coding sequence GTGCGGTCTGTCCTTCTGATCGGGTTGCTGCTGGCGGTTCCTTCCGCCCGATCGGGATTAACCCAGAAACAGCTGGTGTATCGGATTCCGATCACCGGGACGATCGAAAATGGGCTCGCGCCGTATGTGGCGAGGGTGTTGGCCGCGGCCAAGGCGGCCGGCGCCGAGGCGGCGGTGTTGGACATCGACACGCCCGGCGGGCGGATCGACGCGGCCCAACGGATCGTTGACGCCGTGCGGGGCGCTGGGCTGCCGGTGTACGCCTTCGTCAATCCACGGGCCTATAGCGCGGGGGCTATGATCGCTCTTGCCGCCGAGGGGATCTACATGGCCCCGGGTGGCGTGATCGGCGCCGCCACCCCAGTCGACGGGCAGGGCACGAAGGCGTCGGAGAAGATCGTGAGTGCCATGCGCGGTGAGTTCCGGGCACTCGCGGAAGCCCGCCAACTCGACCCGACGGTGGCCGAAGCCATGGTCGACGAGTCGATCGAGATTCCCGGCGTCAAGCCGGCGGGGAAACTCTTGACGCTGACCACCGATGAGGCCGTGCGGCTCGGCTACGCCAAATCCGTGGTGACCGATTTGCCAGCCCTGCTCGCGGCGGTGGGCCTCCCGGGGGCCAGGGTCACCTCGATCGAGCTCAACTGGGCCGAACTCGCCGTCCGATTTTTGACCAGCCCGCTGGTATCCCCGCTGCTGTTGTCGTTGGGGATGCTCGGTCTGATCTTTGAAATCAAAGCAGGGCATTTCGGACTCGGTGCCGTGGCGAGCTTGACCTCACTCGGGCTGTTCTTCGGGAGCGGGATGATCCTCGGACTGGCCGGTTGGGAGGAAGTCCTTCTGCTGGCCCTCGGTTTCGTGGCGCTCGGGGTCGAGGCCCTAATCCTGCCGGGCTTCGGCGTGGCGGGGATCATTGGGCTCGGGTTGGTGTCGACATCGATCATCCTGGCGTTGGTCGGCACCGCGCCGACCGGGGGCGACTTGGTGCAGGCCGGGGCCATTCTCGTGACGGCCCTGGTCATCACGGCGTCGGTGCTCTTTGTCTGGATCCGACACATCCCCCACAGTACCCGATTCCGGAAGGTCATGCTGCGGGACGGACATGCCGCGGTCGATGGGTATGTCGCGGCCCCGACCCGGGGCGACTTGGTGGGGCAATCCGGTACCGCGGTGACCGACCTTCGGCCGTCGGGCGCCGCCGTGATTGGCGACGAGCGGCTCGATGTCGTCACCGAGGGGGAGTATGTCGCCGCTGGGGCACCGGTCACGGTGCTTCGCTCGGACGGCTATCGGCACATCGTACGCGCAGTCAAGGTTTTGACGAATTGA
- a CDS encoding UPF0365 family protein, with translation MVVALLVGGMIVLSIFFRFVPIGLWFQALVSGVKISFLQLFFMRFRKVDPASIVNPLVNSHKAGLVLTADQLESHYLSGGNVTRVVNALISAEKAGIALDFKQATAIDLAGRDVFEAVQVSVNPKVITTPKVAAMAKDGIQLLAIARVTVRANINRLVGGAGEETILARVGEGIVSTIGSAASHKAVLEQPDMISKTVLAKGLDAGTAFEILSIDIADVDVGKNIGAELQTDQAEADKRIAQAKAEERRTLAVAMEQEYKALVQKERANLVAAEAQIPLAMADALRKGNLGVMDYQRYRNMEADTQMRHSIAGPQDAGPAGSI, from the coding sequence CTGGTCGTGGCGCTGTTGGTCGGCGGCATGATCGTCTTGTCGATCTTCTTCCGGTTCGTTCCGATCGGACTCTGGTTCCAGGCCTTGGTGTCCGGGGTCAAGATTTCCTTTCTGCAGCTGTTCTTCATGCGGTTTCGGAAAGTCGACCCCGCTTCGATCGTGAATCCCTTGGTCAATTCCCACAAGGCGGGGCTAGTCCTGACGGCCGACCAGCTGGAGTCGCACTATCTCTCGGGCGGGAACGTGACCCGGGTGGTCAACGCCTTGATCTCGGCGGAAAAAGCCGGCATCGCGCTCGATTTCAAGCAAGCCACCGCCATCGACCTGGCCGGCCGCGACGTGTTCGAGGCGGTGCAGGTGAGCGTCAATCCGAAAGTCATCACGACGCCGAAGGTGGCGGCGATGGCCAAAGACGGCATTCAGTTGCTGGCGATTGCGAGGGTAACGGTCCGGGCCAACATCAATCGGCTGGTCGGCGGTGCCGGTGAAGAGACCATCCTGGCCCGGGTCGGCGAGGGCATCGTCAGTACCATCGGCTCCGCCGCCAGCCACAAGGCGGTGCTCGAGCAGCCGGATATGATCTCGAAGACGGTGCTGGCCAAGGGACTCGACGCCGGAACGGCGTTTGAAATCCTGTCGATCGACATCGCCGACGTCGACGTCGGTAAGAACATCGGCGCCGAGTTGCAGACCGACCAAGCCGAGGCCGATAAGCGAATTGCGCAAGCTAAGGCGGAGGAGCGCCGCACCTTGGCGGTGGCGATGGAGCAAGAGTACAAGGCCTTGGTGCAAAAGGAGCGGGCCAACTTGGTCGCTGCCGAGGCGCAGATTCCGCTCGCCATGGCCGATGCGCTTCGGAAGGGTAACCTCGGAGTCATGGACTACCAGCGGTACCGGAACATGGAGGCCGATACCCAGATGCGGCATTCAATCGCGGGCCCTCAGGACGCGGGCCCGGCCGGGTCGATCTAG